The following proteins are co-located in the Clavibacter capsici genome:
- the glmU gene encoding bifunctional UDP-N-acetylglucosamine diphosphorylase/glucosamine-1-phosphate N-acetyltransferase GlmU: protein MTESDSTPRTREIPIVTGELDVDGEPRSPSIAVVILAAGQGTRMRSRLPKVLHPLAGLPLVGHVLATAEELGARHIVTVVRHERDQVVEAVRALSPDALVVDQDEIPGTGRAVEVGITALPEGFTGQVVVLSGDVPLLDAATLRSLVSAHRQARNDLTLLTARLQDPTGNGRIIRGQDGAFEAIVEQKDATGEQLRIDEVNAGVYVFDAEALRQTLGAIGTENAQREKYLTDAADVIRRAGGSIEGLPVRDSWLVAGINDRVQLTAAATELNARLIRRWQLAGVTIQDPGTTWIDVKATLAADVTILPGTQILGASTVAAGATVGPDTTLRDTEVGEDAVVRRTDAELAVIGARATVGPFSYLRPGTRLGEGGKIGAYVETKNAEIGAGSKVPHLSYVGDATIGEHSNIGAGAIFANYDGVAKHRTEVGDHVHVGSRNVFVAPVRIGTGSYTGAGAVIRKDVPPGALGISVAPQRNMVGWTEAKRPGTPEARAAVEAADGHQDAPSGTEHTEQH, encoded by the coding sequence ATGACCGAGTCAGACAGCACGCCGAGGACCCGCGAGATCCCCATCGTGACGGGCGAGCTCGACGTCGACGGCGAGCCGCGCAGCCCGTCGATCGCCGTCGTGATCCTCGCCGCCGGCCAGGGCACCCGCATGCGCTCGCGCCTCCCCAAGGTCCTGCACCCGCTCGCGGGCCTGCCGCTCGTCGGCCACGTGCTCGCGACGGCGGAGGAGCTCGGCGCCCGCCACATCGTGACGGTCGTGCGGCACGAGCGCGACCAGGTGGTCGAGGCCGTCCGCGCCCTCTCGCCCGACGCCCTCGTGGTCGACCAGGACGAGATCCCCGGCACCGGCCGCGCGGTCGAGGTCGGCATCACGGCGCTGCCCGAGGGCTTCACCGGCCAGGTCGTCGTGCTCTCCGGCGACGTGCCCCTGCTCGACGCGGCGACCCTGCGCTCGCTCGTCTCCGCGCACCGCCAGGCGCGCAACGACCTCACGCTCCTCACCGCCCGGCTCCAGGACCCGACCGGCAACGGCCGCATCATCCGCGGCCAGGACGGCGCGTTCGAGGCCATCGTCGAGCAGAAGGACGCCACGGGCGAGCAGCTCCGCATCGACGAGGTGAACGCCGGCGTCTACGTCTTCGACGCCGAGGCGCTCCGCCAGACCCTCGGCGCCATCGGCACCGAGAACGCGCAGCGCGAGAAGTACCTCACCGACGCGGCCGACGTGATCCGCCGCGCGGGCGGTTCCATCGAGGGCCTGCCCGTGCGCGACAGCTGGCTCGTCGCCGGCATCAACGACCGCGTGCAGCTCACGGCCGCCGCCACCGAGCTGAACGCGCGCCTCATCCGCCGCTGGCAGCTCGCGGGCGTGACGATCCAGGACCCGGGCACCACGTGGATCGACGTCAAGGCCACGCTGGCCGCCGACGTCACGATCCTCCCGGGCACCCAGATCCTCGGCGCCTCCACGGTCGCCGCCGGCGCGACCGTCGGCCCCGACACGACCCTCCGCGACACCGAGGTGGGCGAGGACGCGGTCGTCCGCCGCACCGACGCGGAGCTCGCCGTCATCGGCGCCCGCGCCACGGTCGGACCGTTCTCCTACCTCCGCCCCGGCACGCGTCTCGGCGAGGGCGGCAAGATCGGCGCCTACGTCGAGACGAAGAACGCGGAGATCGGCGCGGGCAGCAAGGTCCCGCACCTCAGCTACGTGGGCGACGCCACCATCGGCGAGCACTCCAACATCGGCGCGGGAGCGATCTTCGCGAACTACGATGGCGTCGCCAAGCACCGCACCGAGGTGGGCGACCACGTCCACGTCGGCTCGCGGAACGTCTTCGTCGCACCCGTTAGGATCGGTACCGGCTCCTACACGGGTGCCGGTGCCGTCATCCGCAAGGACGTCCCGCCCGGCGCACTCGGCATCTCGGTGGCGCCGCAACGCAACATGGTCGGCTGGACCGAGGCGAAGCGACCGGGCACCCCCGAGGCCCGGGCCGCCGTCGAGGCAGCCGACGGGCACCAGGACGCGCCGTCCGGGACCGAGCACACCGAGCAGCACTGA
- a CDS encoding 50S ribosomal protein L25/general stress protein Ctc, translating to MVDNNLTAELRTQFGKGAARKIRAIGKIPAVIYGHGTDPQHVTLPGHELMLIIRKANQIITLDIEGTPQLALVKDVQKDPVRQIIEHVDLIVVRRGERVEVEVPIHVEGESYPGTIHNLENTSITVDVEATHIPESFVVSIEGFEEGTQVTAGQVTLPAGANLVTDPETLVLAVSVPQLDLTTDAEDAAAEGDEGVEVTGEGGTGDEVVDADK from the coding sequence ATGGTTGACAACAACCTCACCGCGGAGCTGCGCACGCAGTTCGGCAAGGGCGCGGCCCGCAAGATCCGCGCGATCGGCAAGATCCCCGCGGTCATCTACGGCCACGGCACCGACCCGCAGCACGTCACGCTGCCGGGCCACGAGCTCATGCTCATCATCCGCAAGGCGAACCAGATCATCACGCTCGACATCGAGGGCACGCCCCAGCTCGCGCTGGTGAAGGACGTCCAGAAGGACCCCGTGCGCCAGATCATCGAGCACGTCGACCTCATCGTCGTCCGCCGCGGCGAGCGCGTCGAGGTCGAGGTCCCGATCCACGTCGAGGGCGAGTCCTACCCCGGCACGATCCACAACCTCGAGAACACGTCCATCACGGTCGACGTCGAGGCCACCCACATCCCCGAGTCCTTCGTGGTCTCCATCGAGGGCTTCGAGGAGGGCACGCAGGTCACGGCCGGCCAGGTCACCCTGCCCGCCGGCGCGAACCTCGTCACCGACCCCGAGACGCTCGTGCTCGCGGTCTCGGTGCCCCAGCTCGACCTCACGACCGACGCGGAGGACGCGGCGGCCGAGGGTGACGAGGGCGTCGAGGTCACCGGCGAGGGCGGCACCGGCGACGAGGTCGTCGACGCCGACAAGTAG
- a CDS encoding gluconokinase, GntK/IdnK-type, with protein MDERTHTVAPHEFLTEPQGVIRIDAVRPFPPVIVMGVSGSGKSTVGELLAQDAGVPFLDGDDLHTEANRRKMAEGHALDDDDRRPWLEEVGRALAGRPQGGPVVACSALKRSYRDILRAAAPDAVFVHLAGDHELLAERLGGREGHFMPSSLLASQLRTLEPLGDDEQGITLDIADDPVALADAAVRELLPGGRTASPGRVDDAPATATEPAEAVPEADVPELVREARSDDDVPHADADAEPVVATAGAGAPAAAVHEPIRVAIVGCGVIGTHHARVLAEHPEFRVAALVDVSSATAEELADVVVDELRADRPRVFAHLGDMIRADAAELVVICTPSGLHIGLAEEALAAGLHVVIEKPLDVDLARGRRIAELAREAAERGILSTVISQHRFNPSSVVVDRAVRSGRLGRVTSAVASAPWWRSQGFYDSGHWRGTWDLDGGGALMNQGVHTLDLLVSYLGRPVEVYAQTALLAHDGIEVEDVAVAVIRFASGALATMQATTAGYPGLDTRVQVQGTRGSAVIEAGSLTYFHAAPESGVPAQADVRNDAELEMHAAELPRSPRLDNTYLEGHYRQYDDIADALRTGRPAGVTVDDAFLSLATVVSVYVSATLGTPVAFEDVVDGVHDGLRLRVGQSTPPAPGSPAPAPADASTGDPSVR; from the coding sequence ATGGACGAGCGCACCCACACGGTCGCGCCGCACGAGTTCCTCACCGAACCGCAGGGAGTGATCCGCATCGACGCCGTCCGCCCGTTCCCGCCCGTGATCGTGATGGGGGTCTCCGGATCCGGGAAGTCGACCGTGGGCGAGCTCCTCGCCCAGGACGCCGGCGTCCCCTTCCTCGACGGCGACGACCTGCATACCGAGGCCAACCGCCGCAAGATGGCCGAGGGCCACGCCCTCGACGACGACGACCGCCGCCCGTGGCTCGAGGAGGTGGGCCGCGCGCTCGCCGGCCGTCCCCAGGGCGGACCCGTCGTCGCGTGCAGCGCGCTGAAGCGCTCCTACCGCGACATCCTCCGCGCGGCCGCGCCCGACGCGGTCTTCGTGCACCTCGCCGGCGACCACGAGCTCCTCGCCGAGCGGCTCGGCGGACGGGAGGGCCACTTCATGCCGTCGAGCCTCCTCGCCTCGCAGCTGCGCACGCTCGAGCCGCTCGGCGACGACGAGCAGGGGATCACGCTGGACATCGCCGACGACCCGGTGGCGCTCGCCGACGCCGCCGTCCGCGAGCTGCTCCCCGGCGGGCGCACGGCGTCGCCTGGACGCGTCGACGACGCGCCCGCCACGGCGACGGAGCCCGCCGAGGCGGTGCCCGAGGCGGACGTCCCCGAGCTCGTCCGTGAGGCGCGGTCCGACGACGACGTGCCGCACGCCGACGCCGACGCCGAGCCGGTCGTCGCGACGGCGGGCGCGGGCGCCCCGGCTGCCGCCGTCCACGAGCCCATCCGCGTGGCGATCGTCGGCTGCGGCGTCATCGGCACGCACCACGCGCGCGTCCTCGCCGAGCACCCCGAGTTCCGCGTCGCCGCGCTCGTCGACGTCTCGTCCGCCACCGCCGAGGAGCTCGCCGACGTGGTCGTCGACGAGCTGCGCGCCGACCGTCCGCGCGTCTTCGCGCACCTCGGCGACATGATCCGGGCCGACGCCGCCGAGCTCGTCGTCATCTGCACCCCGAGCGGCCTGCACATCGGCCTCGCCGAGGAGGCGCTCGCCGCCGGCCTCCACGTGGTGATCGAGAAGCCGCTCGACGTCGACCTGGCACGCGGCCGCCGCATCGCCGAGCTCGCGCGCGAGGCCGCCGAGCGGGGGATCCTCTCGACCGTCATCAGCCAGCACCGCTTCAACCCGTCGAGCGTCGTCGTCGACCGGGCCGTCCGCTCGGGCCGCCTCGGGCGCGTGACCTCCGCGGTCGCGAGCGCGCCGTGGTGGCGCAGCCAGGGCTTCTACGACTCGGGCCACTGGCGCGGGACGTGGGACCTCGACGGCGGCGGCGCCCTCATGAACCAGGGCGTGCACACGCTCGACCTGCTCGTCTCCTACCTGGGCCGTCCCGTCGAGGTCTACGCGCAGACGGCGCTGCTCGCGCACGACGGCATCGAGGTGGAGGACGTCGCGGTCGCCGTGATCCGGTTCGCCTCCGGCGCGCTCGCCACCATGCAGGCGACCACCGCCGGCTACCCGGGCCTCGACACCCGCGTGCAGGTGCAGGGCACGCGCGGATCCGCGGTCATCGAGGCCGGATCCCTCACCTACTTCCACGCGGCGCCCGAGTCGGGCGTGCCCGCGCAGGCGGACGTGCGCAACGACGCGGAGCTCGAGATGCACGCGGCCGAGCTGCCGCGCTCGCCGCGCCTCGACAACACGTACCTCGAGGGCCACTACCGCCAGTACGACGACATCGCGGACGCCCTCCGCACCGGTCGCCCCGCGGGGGTCACGGTGGACGACGCGTTCCTCTCGCTCGCCACGGTCGTCAGCGTCTACGTCTCGGCCACGCTCGGCACGCCGGTCGCGTTCGAGGACGTCGTCGACGGCGTGCACGACGGCCTCCGCCTCCGGGTCGGGCAGTCCACGCCGCCCGCACCGGGATCCCCGGCGCCCGCTCCCGCCGACGCGTCGACCGGGGACCCGTCCGTCCGGTAG
- the gndA gene encoding NADP-dependent phosphogluconate dehydrogenase yields the protein MSDDQQGTANIGVVGLAVMGSNLARNLASREGNTVAVYNRTTQKTTDLIEEHPEAGFVAATTIEEFAASLQRPRTAIIMVKAGRGTDAVIEQLTEAFEEGDIIVDGGNALFTDTIRREKEVRAKGLHFVGAGISGGEEGALKGPSIMPGGTAEAYETLGPILESIAAVAEGKPCVTHIGTDGAGHFVKMIHNGIEYADMQLIAESFDLLRRVGGHEPAAIADVFEEWNGGDLESYLIEITAEVLRQTDASTGKPLVDVIVDQAGSKGTGVWTVQNAVGLGVPVGGIAEAVFARAVSSKPEQRKAVQATITSRPEIQSGGDTFEDDVRAALYASKVVAYAQGFDAIIAGAKEYGWDIDKGKVAEIWRGGCIIRAQFLNRIVEAYEKDSGLATLLEDPYFAKAVADGEQAWRRVVSVAALSGIPVPGFASALSYYDSLASERLPAALVQGQRDFFGAHTYHRTDKEGTFHTLWSGDRSEVEAEDTH from the coding sequence ATGTCAGATGACCAGCAGGGCACGGCGAACATCGGGGTGGTGGGGCTCGCGGTGATGGGCTCGAACCTCGCCCGCAACCTCGCCAGCCGCGAGGGCAACACGGTCGCGGTGTACAACCGCACCACGCAGAAGACCACCGACCTCATCGAGGAGCACCCCGAGGCCGGCTTCGTCGCCGCCACCACGATCGAGGAGTTCGCGGCATCGCTGCAGCGCCCCCGCACGGCGATCATCATGGTGAAGGCCGGGCGCGGCACGGACGCGGTCATCGAGCAGCTGACCGAGGCGTTCGAGGAGGGCGACATCATCGTCGACGGCGGCAACGCGCTGTTCACCGACACGATCCGCCGCGAGAAGGAGGTCCGCGCGAAGGGCCTCCACTTCGTCGGCGCCGGCATCTCCGGCGGCGAGGAGGGCGCGCTCAAGGGCCCGAGCATCATGCCCGGCGGCACCGCCGAGGCCTACGAGACCCTCGGCCCGATCCTCGAGTCGATCGCGGCGGTCGCGGAGGGCAAGCCCTGCGTGACCCACATCGGCACCGACGGCGCCGGCCACTTCGTGAAGATGATCCACAACGGCATCGAGTACGCCGACATGCAGCTCATCGCCGAGTCCTTCGACCTCCTCCGCCGCGTGGGCGGCCACGAGCCGGCCGCCATCGCGGACGTGTTCGAGGAGTGGAACGGGGGCGACCTCGAGTCGTACCTCATCGAGATCACGGCCGAGGTGCTCCGCCAGACGGACGCGTCGACCGGGAAGCCCCTCGTCGACGTGATCGTCGACCAGGCCGGGTCCAAGGGCACGGGCGTCTGGACGGTGCAGAACGCGGTCGGCCTCGGCGTGCCGGTGGGCGGGATCGCGGAGGCCGTGTTCGCGCGCGCCGTGTCCTCCAAGCCCGAGCAGCGGAAGGCCGTGCAGGCCACCATCACGAGCCGTCCCGAGATCCAGTCCGGCGGCGACACCTTCGAGGACGACGTGCGGGCCGCGCTCTACGCGAGCAAGGTCGTCGCCTACGCGCAGGGCTTCGACGCGATCATCGCGGGCGCGAAGGAGTACGGCTGGGACATCGACAAGGGCAAGGTCGCGGAGATCTGGCGCGGCGGCTGCATCATCCGCGCCCAGTTCCTCAACCGCATCGTCGAGGCGTACGAGAAGGACTCCGGCCTCGCGACGCTCCTCGAGGACCCGTACTTCGCCAAGGCCGTCGCCGACGGCGAGCAGGCCTGGCGCCGGGTCGTCTCGGTCGCCGCGCTGTCGGGGATCCCGGTGCCCGGCTTCGCGTCGGCGCTGAGCTACTACGACTCGCTCGCCTCCGAGCGCCTGCCCGCCGCCCTCGTGCAGGGGCAGCGCGACTTCTTCGGCGCGCACACGTACCACCGCACCGACAAGGAGGGCACCTTCCACACGCTGTGGTCGGGCGACCGCTCCGAGGTCGAGGCGGAGGACACGCACTAG
- a CDS encoding MarR family winged helix-turn-helix transcriptional regulator has protein sequence MPSRDEVDRIVDAWRRERPDLDFSPLEVLSRVGRLSRLLERARRSAFQESELESWEFDVLSALRRAGDPYQLSPKALLQQTLVSSGTMTNRIDRLVTRGLVERRTDPHDGRGILVVMSDAGRTRVDTAITRLVAEEAELLETLPAADREVLAGLLRQLILDLDDDSA, from the coding sequence ATGCCCAGCCGCGACGAGGTCGACCGCATCGTCGACGCGTGGCGGCGCGAGCGGCCCGACCTCGACTTCTCCCCGCTCGAGGTGCTCTCCCGGGTCGGCCGGCTGTCCCGGCTGCTCGAGCGGGCCCGGCGCTCGGCGTTCCAGGAGTCCGAGCTCGAGTCGTGGGAGTTCGACGTGCTGTCGGCGCTGCGGCGGGCGGGCGATCCGTACCAGCTGAGCCCCAAGGCACTCCTGCAGCAGACGCTCGTCTCCTCCGGGACCATGACGAACCGCATCGACCGCCTCGTGACGCGGGGCCTCGTGGAGCGGCGCACGGACCCGCACGACGGGCGCGGGATCCTCGTGGTCATGTCGGACGCGGGGCGCACGCGCGTCGACACCGCGATCACGCGGCTCGTGGCCGAGGAGGCCGAGCTGCTCGAGACGCTGCCCGCCGCCGACCGCGAGGTGCTGGCGGGCCTGCTGCGGCAGCTGATCCTCGACCTCGACGACGACTCGGCCTGA
- a CDS encoding ribose-phosphate diphosphokinase: MSAIKTAGEKRLVIVTGRAHPELAEQIAQELETTLVHTDARTFANGELYIRYDESVRGSDAFVIQSHSAPINEWLMEQLIMVDAMKRASAKRITVVAPFYPYARQDKKGRGREPISARLVADLFKAAGADRIMSVDLHAAQIQGFFDGPVDHLFAMPVLLEHMRSVLDSSTLTVVSPDMGRVRVADIWSDKLGAPLAIIHKRRDPKVHNQVTVHEIVGDVSGRVCLLVDDLIDTGRTIVSAAEALKKNGATGVVVAATHAVFSDPATQILDSPHIDSVVVTDSLPIPEEKRWDKLTVLPIAPLLARAIHEVFDDGSVTSMFDGAA; this comes from the coding sequence GTGTCCGCAATCAAGACCGCCGGAGAGAAGCGCCTCGTGATCGTCACGGGCCGCGCGCACCCCGAGCTCGCCGAGCAGATCGCCCAGGAGCTCGAGACGACCCTCGTGCACACCGACGCGCGGACCTTCGCCAACGGCGAGCTCTACATCCGCTACGACGAGAGCGTCCGCGGCAGCGACGCGTTCGTCATCCAGTCGCACTCGGCGCCCATCAACGAGTGGCTCATGGAGCAGCTCATCATGGTCGACGCGATGAAGCGGGCCTCGGCCAAGCGGATCACCGTGGTCGCGCCGTTCTACCCCTACGCCCGGCAGGACAAGAAGGGCCGCGGCCGCGAGCCGATCTCCGCCCGCCTCGTCGCCGACCTCTTCAAGGCCGCGGGCGCCGACCGCATCATGTCGGTCGACCTGCACGCCGCGCAGATCCAGGGCTTCTTCGACGGCCCCGTCGACCACCTCTTCGCGATGCCGGTGCTCCTCGAGCACATGCGCTCGGTGCTCGACTCCTCGACCCTCACGGTCGTCTCGCCCGACATGGGCCGCGTCCGCGTCGCCGACATCTGGAGCGACAAGCTCGGCGCCCCGCTCGCCATCATCCACAAGCGCCGCGACCCGAAGGTGCACAACCAGGTCACCGTGCACGAGATCGTCGGCGACGTCTCCGGTCGCGTGTGCCTCCTGGTGGACGACCTCATCGACACCGGCCGCACCATCGTCTCCGCCGCCGAGGCGCTGAAGAAGAACGGCGCCACGGGCGTCGTGGTCGCGGCGACGCACGCGGTCTTCTCCGACCCGGCCACGCAGATCCTCGACAGCCCGCACATCGACTCGGTCGTCGTCACGGACTCGCTGCCGATCCCCGAGGAGAAGCGCTGGGACAAGCTCACGGTGCTGCCCATCGCGCCGCTGCTGGCGCGCGCGATCCACGAGGTCTTCGACGACGGATCCGTCACCAGCATGTTCGACGGCGCGGCCTAG
- a CDS encoding LLM class flavin-dependent oxidoreductase, with product MTVPLSILDLAPIAPGETARDSFAASVALAQQAERSGYRRVWYAEHHNMASIASSATSVLIAHVASQTSTIRLGSGGVMLPNHSPLTIAEQFGTLETLHPGRIDLGLGRAPGSDQATFRALRRDPGSSDRFPEDVVELQGFLAGESQVPGVSATPGAGTRVPLYILGSSTFGAQLAAALGLPFAFASHFAPDMLLDAITIYRRDFRPSEQLDAPYAIAGINAIAADDRADAERQFADVRRARLMMLLRQSGQIPATQTFTDDELDRLLEAPVGAHVASMMTYTAVGTGAEVSDYANRFAEQAGVDEVIVGHASQRTPERLRSVELMADAHALVAA from the coding sequence ATGACCGTCCCGCTCTCCATCCTCGACCTCGCCCCCATCGCCCCCGGGGAGACCGCCCGCGACAGCTTCGCCGCCTCCGTCGCCCTCGCCCAGCAGGCCGAGCGCAGCGGCTACCGCCGGGTCTGGTACGCGGAGCACCACAACATGGCTTCGATCGCCTCCAGCGCGACGAGCGTCCTCATCGCCCACGTCGCGAGCCAGACGTCCACCATCCGCCTCGGCTCCGGCGGCGTCATGCTGCCGAACCACTCGCCGCTCACCATCGCGGAGCAGTTCGGCACCCTCGAGACGCTGCACCCGGGCCGCATCGACCTCGGCCTCGGCCGCGCGCCCGGCAGCGACCAGGCGACCTTCCGCGCGCTCCGCCGCGACCCCGGATCCTCCGACCGATTCCCCGAGGACGTCGTGGAGCTGCAGGGCTTCCTCGCCGGCGAGAGCCAGGTGCCCGGCGTGTCCGCGACGCCCGGCGCCGGCACGCGCGTGCCCCTCTACATCCTCGGATCCTCGACCTTCGGCGCCCAGCTCGCCGCGGCCCTCGGCCTGCCGTTCGCCTTCGCGTCGCACTTCGCGCCCGACATGCTCCTCGACGCCATCACCATCTACCGCCGCGACTTCCGCCCGTCGGAGCAGCTCGACGCGCCCTACGCGATCGCCGGCATCAACGCCATCGCGGCCGACGACCGCGCCGACGCCGAGCGCCAGTTCGCCGACGTCCGCCGCGCGCGCCTCATGATGCTGCTCCGCCAGAGCGGCCAGATCCCGGCCACGCAGACCTTCACCGACGACGAGCTCGACCGCCTCCTCGAGGCCCCGGTCGGCGCGCACGTCGCCAGCATGATGACCTACACGGCCGTCGGCACCGGCGCCGAGGTCTCCGACTACGCGAACCGGTTCGCGGAGCAGGCGGGGGTCGACGAGGTCATCGTCGGCCACGCGTCGCAGCGCACGCCCGAGCGCCTCCGCTCCGTCGAGCTGATGGCGGACGCGCACGCGCTCGTCGCCGCCTAG
- a CDS encoding TraR/DksA family transcriptional regulator, with translation MADAAAPVDPRAALAALRADTLALIRGLDRDVAAIVEARQDANSDDEHDPEGATLAFERSQSDAMIREARVRLADVDAAVARLDAGTYGRCEVCGEAIPAGRLEIRPAARRCVAHA, from the coding sequence ATGGCCGACGCCGCCGCGCCCGTCGACCCGCGCGCGGCGCTCGCCGCGCTGCGGGCCGACACGCTCGCGCTCATCCGCGGGCTCGACCGCGACGTGGCGGCCATCGTGGAGGCGCGCCAGGACGCCAACTCCGACGACGAGCACGACCCCGAGGGCGCGACCCTCGCGTTCGAGCGCTCGCAGTCCGACGCGATGATCCGCGAGGCTCGCGTGCGCCTCGCCGACGTCGACGCCGCGGTCGCGCGCCTCGACGCCGGCACCTACGGACGGTGCGAGGTCTGCGGCGAGGCGATCCCCGCGGGCCGGCTGGAGATCCGCCCGGCAGCGCGCCGCTGCGTCGCGCACGCCTGA
- the pth gene encoding aminoacyl-tRNA hydrolase, which translates to MDDRTLLVVGLGNPGPQYAGTRHNVGQMALDVLADRMRASFRSHRANAQVAEGRAVPGGPKLILAKPSSFMNLSGGPVANLLKYFSLDASQLVVAHDELDIPFDAMKLKQGGGHGGHNGIRDIISSAGTGDFTRVRIGIGRPPGRQDAADFVLKPFSSTERQVLPNVLEDAADAIEMIASDGLIAAQLRFHTAAS; encoded by the coding sequence GTGGACGACCGGACCCTGCTCGTGGTCGGCCTCGGCAACCCCGGACCGCAGTACGCGGGCACGCGCCACAACGTCGGCCAGATGGCGCTCGACGTGCTCGCCGACCGGATGCGCGCCTCGTTCCGCTCGCACCGCGCCAACGCGCAGGTCGCGGAGGGCCGCGCGGTGCCGGGCGGACCGAAGCTCATCCTCGCGAAGCCGAGCTCGTTCATGAACCTGTCCGGCGGGCCGGTCGCGAACCTCCTCAAGTACTTCTCGCTCGACGCGTCGCAGCTCGTGGTCGCGCACGACGAGCTCGACATCCCCTTCGACGCCATGAAGCTCAAGCAGGGCGGCGGGCACGGCGGCCACAACGGGATCCGCGACATCATCTCCTCCGCCGGCACGGGCGACTTCACGCGCGTCCGCATCGGCATCGGCCGCCCGCCCGGCCGCCAGGACGCCGCCGACTTCGTGCTCAAGCCCTTCTCCTCCACCGAGCGGCAGGTGCTGCCGAACGTGCTCGAGGACGCGGCCGACGCGATCGAGATGATCGCCTCCGACGGGCTCATCGCGGCGCAGCTCCGGTTCCACACCGCCGCGTCCTGA
- a CDS encoding LysE/ArgO family amino acid transporter translates to MHPLAHALSGFGLGFSLIAAIGAQNAFILRQGTRREHVLPVVLICGVSDVILIGLGVAGVGALIEAAPVAIVVIRILGACFLAGYAALSLLRAVAPHGLAVAASAPRSLAAVVAACLALTWLNPHVYLDTVLLVGSVAAGHGDGRWAFGVGAMAASCAWFTLLATAARVFAPVLARPSAWRVLDTVIAGVMLVLAVQILLPLVPAGPGEGARIALATAICAALAGVVAAWSVARRRRPRADAARGEAATGDAPAAPVADEVGTVEASALLR, encoded by the coding sequence ATGCACCCGCTCGCCCACGCGCTCTCCGGCTTCGGCCTCGGCTTCTCGCTCATCGCCGCGATCGGCGCGCAGAACGCCTTCATCCTCCGGCAGGGCACCCGGCGCGAGCACGTGCTGCCCGTCGTGCTCATCTGCGGGGTCTCCGACGTGATCCTCATCGGCCTCGGCGTCGCGGGCGTCGGCGCGCTCATCGAGGCGGCGCCGGTCGCGATCGTCGTGATCCGCATCCTCGGCGCCTGCTTCCTCGCCGGCTACGCCGCCCTGTCGCTCCTCCGCGCCGTCGCGCCGCACGGGCTCGCGGTCGCCGCGTCCGCGCCCCGCTCGCTCGCGGCCGTCGTCGCCGCGTGCCTCGCCCTCACCTGGCTGAACCCGCACGTCTACCTCGACACGGTGCTCCTCGTCGGATCCGTCGCCGCGGGCCACGGCGACGGCCGCTGGGCGTTCGGCGTCGGCGCGATGGCCGCCAGCTGCGCGTGGTTCACGCTGCTGGCCACCGCGGCGCGCGTCTTCGCGCCCGTGCTCGCGCGCCCGTCCGCGTGGCGCGTGCTCGACACCGTCATCGCCGGCGTGATGCTGGTGCTCGCCGTGCAGATCCTGCTGCCCCTGGTGCCGGCCGGCCCGGGGGAGGGGGCGCGGATCGCCCTCGCCACCGCGATCTGCGCGGCCCTCGCCGGCGTCGTCGCCGCGTGGTCGGTCGCGCGGCGTCGTCGGCCTCGCGCGGATGCGGCCCGCGGCGAGGCGGCGACGGGCGACGCGCCCGCCGCCCCCGTCGCGGACGAGGTCGGAACAGTGGAGGCGTCCGCGCTGTTGAGGTGA